The segment ATGTCTCTCTCCGTTGGAAATGTTGTAATTCCGGCTTACTCTCAATTTTGTTTATTCTTCAGGATTTCCTGTTTCCCTGGCCTGTTCGTTTTGCCTTCAAACCAGTGAACCGGGAGAATCAAGGGTAGCTCTGCGCCAGGGAATTGTCCAACGCTGGATTGAAGGAGCAACGAATAAAACATATGTCAATCTGTTAGCGTGAGTTCTTCATCAAACAACCTGAATAGGTTTTTCATAATGGATGGCTCGCTGAAGCCTTCTGGTCTTCGATCTCTCCATCCTTTGAGATAATCTAACGCAGACTTATCAGTTAATGTTTGTCTTACTGTCAAGTCAGTACCCGCCTCTACTAAGAGATACGCAGTATCAAAGCGTCCCATTAGTAACGCGAACATTAATGGAGTTTCTCCGATAGAATTCTTCACATTTACATCGGCATCAAAATCAATGAGTAGCTTTGTATTTCTAACGTGACTACGTGGGTGGCTTGCTGCGGCGTATAATGGAGTAGTTTTAGCGACAGTATTTGTAATCTGGTTCGGATTAGCACCGTGCTTTAGGGCTTGCTCTAAATAGTAACTGTCACCAAGCGTAGCAACGTAATATGTGAACGTACGCCCGCTCCTTGACCAGACCTTGTTTGGATCAGCACCTAGTTCCAACATTTTTAAATATCCCGCCTTATTCTGTCTCTGTATCGACCACCAAATAGGCGTTGCCCCAAATTCACCGGCAGAGTTAATGTCGACCCCACTTTCTACAAGGTCTTCAATTTTCGACAGGTCCCCCTGTGCGCCAGCTATAGCAAGTTCCCTGACTCTTACATCTCGCCATATTTCATTTGGCTCCATTGACAGGAAAGCTTTCCTTTCTGCCGAATAACAGATACTCGCACTTAAAAGGCTTACCAAAAGCATAAGTGAAAATAGTGGGGCCCGTATGCCGTCCTTTGAATATATACTATTTCCTACTGAGAACATTCATCACCACCTTAAACGTTTTAATAGGACACCCACATTTTTATCGCTTAGTATTTAATCGCACAGCCAATTTTCATATGAATTAGGGGACCCCTGTAATGTAATACTCTATAAGTACTTGAATAATTATATCGTCGCGTGTTACCCCTAGTCTTATGCCTATGCCCGTAGTCCCTATTGGGAAAATACCCCTCTTATTCGGTCGAATATTATGTATGGCAGCCATGTAATACCCTACTTCGGACTCTACCCATGGATATTCTGGATACCCACGCGAAAAGCTCTCTTTGGAGCTAAAAGCGAAATCATCTGTGTATTCAGATAAAATCCCTCTAGCAATTTCCACATGCATGCCTGGTCGAAGTTCCACTTCCAAATCTTCTTTTGTGACAAGTACTTCATCGGATCGTTCGTACAAAACATAG is part of the Gammaproteobacteria bacterium genome and harbors:
- a CDS encoding ankyrin repeat domain-containing protein, giving the protein MEPNEIWRDVRVRELAIAGAQGDLSKIEDLVESGVDINSAGEFGATPIWWSIQRQNKAGYLKMLELGADPNKVWSRSGRTFTYYVATLGDSYYLEQALKHGANPNQITNTVAKTTPLYAAASHPRSHVRNTKLLIDFDADVNVKNSIGETPLMFALLMGRFDTAYLLVEAGTDLTVRQTLTDKSALDYLKGWRDRRPEGFSEPSIMKNLFRLFDEELTLTD